The following proteins are co-located in the Montipora capricornis isolate CH-2021 unplaced genomic scaffold, ASM3666992v2 scaffold_429, whole genome shotgun sequence genome:
- the LOC138035603 gene encoding protein NLRC3-like isoform X1, with the protein MPPKLRDKPPKLSDLPGASKPLENADLPIDILLLTVEDCEFLSCFSFLDRPFKRYKKDVGPIYFGYTGNNGDQEKLKVALMKCSKGAAVPGGSLTAVKNAVRVLSPKAVFSVGTCSGLSSDKVKLGDVVVSAKLTTAAGFKSPVSRHMSDLVRDASYGWVAPLENPDELEVEVHCDGDILSQTQAARCGCADLHLQYPEAIAVETEGEGVFAAAYDEKIEWVVVKGVAHFVNQTELSRSEWMSFASTMAASVVAKMLNDPVVFQEWPHCNQDASCEPQMPSEPQGKLKRKCGNARKDISFTDHGLSQKKAREEEKESKEHADEQSEVLFTSESSPSSSLASYRTKDSCSSQSHITEWIRQIYQKREGVVFPVPWCEGFSFQIENIFTRLKIVAKEKTRGTLAKEITNMTSIFTSHEDCQHPRIVLIEGEPGMGKTTYCQKLAYDWATKQDCEWDESFPKVEVLLLLRCREIESSIWEAIDDQILPEEIDPELKETFSRFVQENSSKVLLVLDGLDEADPQKLALYFSLVQRKLLPGCHIVLTSRHEAGNKVRPYSDTLLEIVGFTRSDAKCFIRKYFRHAEQMAEKLINDVEGPLAELTKNPLNTLLLCVLFEDFGGILPNNRTQLYVEIVLFVLRRYEMKNHLPSSGKDLLIVYKKELMILGRMAQESLFKGEGHFEDVHGNFKESLFIKFGFLSIQAGGSKRTPCFRYSFFHKSFQEFFSGLHLAFSILAGEIDKESVLTDERYFRELNQVFMFMSGIIASQSEETAVSIVNGVASLVNVRVRRSAHDANLYLKLALDVIGECKTCSENLYTTLAYTFGKSLDLTEIRIYFESRTSIPALSQALAVNTSLTSLDLSQNSIGAEGGTSLSQALAVNTSLTTLDLSDSSIGADGVTSISQALAVNTSLTTLDMSHNSIGAEGATSLSQALAVNTSLTTLNLSANFIGAKAATSLSQALAVNTSLTTLNLSVNSIDAEGVTSLFQALAVNTSLTALGLSGNFISDEGAASLSQALAVNTSLTTLDLSSNSIGAEGATSLSQALAVNTSLTTLHLFSNSIGAEGATSLSQALAVNTSLTTLDLSWNSIGAEGATSLSQALAVNTSLTTLDLSHNYIGDAGATSLSQALAVNTSLTTLDLSQNSISAEGATSLSQALAVNTSLTTLDLSQNSISAEGATSLSQALAVNTSLTTLDLSQNSISAEGATSLSQALAVNTSLTTLDLSQNSISAEGATSLSQALAVNTSLTTLYLSRNSIRAEGATSFSQALAVNTSLTTLYLSQNSISAEGATSLSQALAVNTSLTTLDLSVNSIGAEGATSLSQALAVNTSLTTLDLSLNSIGAEGATSLSQALAVNTSLTTLDLSDNLSVAPPLSFDSHMKLVSVFQCERRRQQDHDSQ; encoded by the exons ATGCCCCCAAAACTCAGGGACAAGCCACCAAAACTGAGTGATCTTCCAGGTGCCAGCAAACCCTTGGAAAATGCTGATCTGCCGATTGATATTTTGTTACTAACAGTGGAGGATTGTGAGTTCTTGAGTTGTTTCTCATTTCTGGATCGACCCTTCAAACGTTACAAGAAAGACGTTGGTCCGATCTATTTTGGATACACTGGTAATAATGGCGACCAAGAGAAGCTTAAAGTTGCATTAATGAAATGTTCTAAAGGTGCCGCAGTCCCAGGGGGATCATTAACAGCAGTAAAGAATGCTGTCAGGGTTTTAAGCCCTAAGGCAGTGTTTTCAGTGGGAACTTGCAGCGGTTTAAGCTCAGATAAAGTCAAACTAGGAGATGTAGTTGTATCTGCCAAGTTGACAACAGCAGCTGGATTCAAATCTCCTGTAAGTAGACATATGAGTGATCTTGTTAGAGATGCATCCTATGGATGGGTCGCTCCTTTGGAAAATCCAGATGAATTGGAGGTTGAAGTACACTGTGATGGTGATATTTTGAGCCAAACACAGGCAGCGAGGTGTGGATGTGCTGATCTTCATTTACAATATCCAGAAGCAATTGCTGTTGAGACAGAAGGGGAAG GTGTTTTCGCTGCAGCCTATGATGAAAAGATTGAGTGGGTGGTAGTAAAAGGTGTGGCACATTTTGTTAATCAAACCGAACTGTCAAGAAGTGAGTGGATGTCCTTTGCAAGTACCATGGCAGCCTCTGTTGTGGCAAAGATGCTCAATGACCCTGTTGTTTTCCAAGAATGGCCGCACTGTAACCAAG ATGCTTCCTGCGAACCTCAGATGCCATCAGAACCTCAAGgcaaattaaagagaaaatgcGGTAATGCCCGAAAAG ATATCTCTTTCACCGATCATGGCCTTTCACAAAAGAAAGCAcgagaagaagagaaagagtCTAAGGAACATGCAG ATGAACAAAGTGAGGTTCTATTTACAAGTGAAAGCTCTCCATCTTCTTCCCTGGCTTCTTATCGAACGAAAG ATAGTTGTTCATCTCAAAGTCATATCACGGAGTGGATAAGACAAATTTACCAAAAGCGTGAAGGGGTGGTTTTTCCAGTTCCTTGGTGTGAGGGGTTCAGCTTCCAAATAGAGAACATTTTCACCAGACTTAAGATAgtcgcaaaagaaaagacacgCGGAACGCTTGCGAAAGAAATCACCAACATGACAAGTATTTTTACATCACACGAAGATTGCCAACATCCACGGATTGTCCTGATTGAGGGTGAACCCGGCATGGGAAAGACGACCTACTGTCAAAAGCTGGCATATGATTGGGCAACTAAACAAGACTGCGAATGGGACGAGTCTTTTCCAAAAGTAGAGGTGCTCCTGCTCCTCAGATGTCGTGAAATTGAATCTAGCATCTGGGAGGCTATCGATGATCAAATTCTGCCGGAAGAAATTGACCCAGAgttgaaagaaacgttttccCGTTTTGTGCAAGAAAACTCTTCTAAAGTCCTGTTAGTGCTCGATGGGTTAGATGAGGCAGACCCTCAAAAATTGGCTTTGTACTTTAGTCTTGTTCAAAGAAAGCTGCTCCCTGGTTGTCACATTGTTCTTACTTCTCGTCACGAAGCAGGAAATAAAGTAAGGCCTTACTCGGACACACTGTTGGAGATAGTTGGATTTACGAGAAGTGATGCGAAGTGTTTTATAAGGAAGTATTTTCGACACGCAGAACAAATGGCAGAGAAGCTGATTAATGATGTTGAAGGACCTTTAGCAGAACTGACAAAAAACCCTTTAAATACACTTCTGCTTTGTGTGCTTTTCGAAGATTTTGGCGGCATTCTaccaaacaacagaacacagcTGTACGTAGAGATTGTTCTCTTCGTTTTGAGACGATACGAAATGAAGAACCACTTACCAAGTAGTGGTAAAGACCTTCTAATAGTTTACAAGAAGGAACTGATGATCCTAGGGAGAATGGCGCAAGAATCTCTTTTTAAAGGAGAGGGGCATTTCGAAGACGTCCATGGGAATTTCAAGGAAAGTCTGTTCATTAAATTTGGCTTTCTCTCCATCCAGGCTGGCGGTAGCAAGAGAACGCCTTGTTTCCGTTATAGTTTTTTTCACAAGAGTTTTCAAGAATTCTTTTCTGGTCTACATCTTGCGTTTTCCATCCTGGCTGGAGAAATTGATAAGGAGTCAGTTCTGACTGACGAAAGATACTTTCGTGAACTAAATCAAGTTTTCATGTTCATGAGTGGAATCATAGCATCGCAATCTGAGGAAACGGCAGTGTCGATTGTGAATGGTGTTGCCTCACTTGTAAATGTGAGAGTCCGCAGATCTGCGCATGACGCAAACTTGTACCTTAAGTTGGCTTTAGATGTCATAGGGGAATGTAAAACTTGCTCCGAAAACCTGTATACTACATTAGCTTATACCTTTGGCAAAAGTCTTGATTTGACGGAAATTCGAATATACTTCGAATCACGTACGAGCATTCCTGCCCTTTCCCAGGCCCttgcagtaaacacctcccttacttctttggatttgtctcaaaactccattggtgctgagggtggtacttcactttcccaggccctcgcagtaaacacctcccttactactttggatttgtctgaCAGCTCCATTGGTGCTGACGGTGTTACTTCaatttcccaggccctcgcagtaaacacctcccttactactttggataTGTCTcacaactccattggtgctgagggtgctacttcactttcccaggccctcgcagtaaacacctcccttactactttgaatttgtctgCAAACTTTATTGGTGCTAAGgctgctacttcactttcccaggccctcgcagtaaacacctcccttactactttgaatttgtctgTAAACTCCATTGATGCTGAGGGTGTTACTTCACTTttccaggccctcgcagtaaacacctcccttactgcTTTGGGTTTGTCTGGCAACTTTATTAGTGATGAGGGTGCtgcttcactttcccaggccctcgcagtaaacacctcccttactactttggatttgtcttccAACTCCATCGGTGCTGaaggtgctacttcactttcccaggccctcgcagtaaacacctcccttactactttgcatttgttttccaactccattggtgctgagggtgctacttcactttcccaggccctcgcagtaaacacctcccttactactttggatttgtcttggaactccattggtgctgagggtgctacttcactttcccaggccctcgcagtaaacacctctcttactactttggatttgtctcaCAACTACATTGGTGATGCGGGTGCTacatcactttcccaggcccttgctgtaaacacctcccttactactttggatttgtctcaGAACTCCATTagtgctgagggtgctacttcactttcccaggccctcgcagtaaacacctcccttactactttggatttgtctcaGAACTCCATTagtgctgagggtgctacttcactttcccaggccctcgcagtaaacacctcccttactactttggatttgtctcaGAACTCCATTagtgctgagggtgctacttcactttcccaggcccttgctgtaaacacctcccttactactttggatttgtctcaGAACTCCATTagtgctgagggtgctacttcactttcccaggccctcgcagtaaacacctcccttacaaCTTTGTATTTGTCTCGCAACTCCATTcgtgctgagggtgctacttcattttcccaggccctcgcagtaaacacctcccttactactttgtaTTTGTCTCAGAACTCCATTagtgctgagggtgctacttcactttcccaggccctcgcagtaaacacctcccttactactttggatttgtctgtCAACTCCATaggtgctgagggtgctacctcactttcccaggcccttgcagtaaacacctcccttactactttggatttgtctctcaactccattggtgctgagggtgctacttcactttcccaggccctcgcagtaaacacctctcttactactttggatttgtctgaCAACCTCTCTGTTGCTCCTCCCCTTAGTTTTGACTCTCACATGAAACTGGTTTCAGTGTTTCAGTGTGAACGTCGACGCCAACAGGATCATGACTCACAataa
- the LOC138035603 gene encoding protein NLRC3-like isoform X3, translated as MPPKLRDKPPKLSDLPGASKPLENADLPIDILLLTVEDCEFLSCFSFLDRPFKRYKKDVGPIYFGYTGNNGDQEKLKVALMKCSKGAAVPGGSLTAVKNAVRVLSPKAVFSVGTCSGLSSDKVKLGDVVVSAKLTTAAGFKSPVSRHMSDLVRDASYGWVAPLENPDELEVEVHCDGDILSQTQAARCGCADLHLQYPEAIAVETEGEGVFAAAYDEKIEWVVVKGVAHFVNQTELSRSEWMSFASTMAASVVAKMLNDPVVFQEWPHCNQDASCEPQMPSEPQGKLKRKCGNARKDISFTDHGLSQKKAREEEKESKEHADSCSSQSHITEWIRQIYQKREGVVFPVPWCEGFSFQIENIFTRLKIVAKEKTRGTLAKEITNMTSIFTSHEDCQHPRIVLIEGEPGMGKTTYCQKLAYDWATKQDCEWDESFPKVEVLLLLRCREIESSIWEAIDDQILPEEIDPELKETFSRFVQENSSKVLLVLDGLDEADPQKLALYFSLVQRKLLPGCHIVLTSRHEAGNKVRPYSDTLLEIVGFTRSDAKCFIRKYFRHAEQMAEKLINDVEGPLAELTKNPLNTLLLCVLFEDFGGILPNNRTQLYVEIVLFVLRRYEMKNHLPSSGKDLLIVYKKELMILGRMAQESLFKGEGHFEDVHGNFKESLFIKFGFLSIQAGGSKRTPCFRYSFFHKSFQEFFSGLHLAFSILAGEIDKESVLTDERYFRELNQVFMFMSGIIASQSEETAVSIVNGVASLVNVRVRRSAHDANLYLKLALDVIGECKTCSENLYTTLAYTFGKSLDLTEIRIYFESRTSIPALSQALAVNTSLTSLDLSQNSIGAEGGTSLSQALAVNTSLTTLDLSDSSIGADGVTSISQALAVNTSLTTLDMSHNSIGAEGATSLSQALAVNTSLTTLNLSANFIGAKAATSLSQALAVNTSLTTLNLSVNSIDAEGVTSLFQALAVNTSLTALGLSGNFISDEGAASLSQALAVNTSLTTLDLSSNSIGAEGATSLSQALAVNTSLTTLHLFSNSIGAEGATSLSQALAVNTSLTTLDLSWNSIGAEGATSLSQALAVNTSLTTLDLSHNYIGDAGATSLSQALAVNTSLTTLDLSQNSISAEGATSLSQALAVNTSLTTLDLSQNSISAEGATSLSQALAVNTSLTTLDLSQNSISAEGATSLSQALAVNTSLTTLDLSQNSISAEGATSLSQALAVNTSLTTLYLSRNSIRAEGATSFSQALAVNTSLTTLYLSQNSISAEGATSLSQALAVNTSLTTLDLSVNSIGAEGATSLSQALAVNTSLTTLDLSLNSIGAEGATSLSQALAVNTSLTTLDLSDNLSVAPPLSFDSHMKLVSVFQCERRRQQDHDSQ; from the exons ATGCCCCCAAAACTCAGGGACAAGCCACCAAAACTGAGTGATCTTCCAGGTGCCAGCAAACCCTTGGAAAATGCTGATCTGCCGATTGATATTTTGTTACTAACAGTGGAGGATTGTGAGTTCTTGAGTTGTTTCTCATTTCTGGATCGACCCTTCAAACGTTACAAGAAAGACGTTGGTCCGATCTATTTTGGATACACTGGTAATAATGGCGACCAAGAGAAGCTTAAAGTTGCATTAATGAAATGTTCTAAAGGTGCCGCAGTCCCAGGGGGATCATTAACAGCAGTAAAGAATGCTGTCAGGGTTTTAAGCCCTAAGGCAGTGTTTTCAGTGGGAACTTGCAGCGGTTTAAGCTCAGATAAAGTCAAACTAGGAGATGTAGTTGTATCTGCCAAGTTGACAACAGCAGCTGGATTCAAATCTCCTGTAAGTAGACATATGAGTGATCTTGTTAGAGATGCATCCTATGGATGGGTCGCTCCTTTGGAAAATCCAGATGAATTGGAGGTTGAAGTACACTGTGATGGTGATATTTTGAGCCAAACACAGGCAGCGAGGTGTGGATGTGCTGATCTTCATTTACAATATCCAGAAGCAATTGCTGTTGAGACAGAAGGGGAAG GTGTTTTCGCTGCAGCCTATGATGAAAAGATTGAGTGGGTGGTAGTAAAAGGTGTGGCACATTTTGTTAATCAAACCGAACTGTCAAGAAGTGAGTGGATGTCCTTTGCAAGTACCATGGCAGCCTCTGTTGTGGCAAAGATGCTCAATGACCCTGTTGTTTTCCAAGAATGGCCGCACTGTAACCAAG ATGCTTCCTGCGAACCTCAGATGCCATCAGAACCTCAAGgcaaattaaagagaaaatgcGGTAATGCCCGAAAAG ATATCTCTTTCACCGATCATGGCCTTTCACAAAAGAAAGCAcgagaagaagagaaagagtCTAAGGAACATGCAG ATAGTTGTTCATCTCAAAGTCATATCACGGAGTGGATAAGACAAATTTACCAAAAGCGTGAAGGGGTGGTTTTTCCAGTTCCTTGGTGTGAGGGGTTCAGCTTCCAAATAGAGAACATTTTCACCAGACTTAAGATAgtcgcaaaagaaaagacacgCGGAACGCTTGCGAAAGAAATCACCAACATGACAAGTATTTTTACATCACACGAAGATTGCCAACATCCACGGATTGTCCTGATTGAGGGTGAACCCGGCATGGGAAAGACGACCTACTGTCAAAAGCTGGCATATGATTGGGCAACTAAACAAGACTGCGAATGGGACGAGTCTTTTCCAAAAGTAGAGGTGCTCCTGCTCCTCAGATGTCGTGAAATTGAATCTAGCATCTGGGAGGCTATCGATGATCAAATTCTGCCGGAAGAAATTGACCCAGAgttgaaagaaacgttttccCGTTTTGTGCAAGAAAACTCTTCTAAAGTCCTGTTAGTGCTCGATGGGTTAGATGAGGCAGACCCTCAAAAATTGGCTTTGTACTTTAGTCTTGTTCAAAGAAAGCTGCTCCCTGGTTGTCACATTGTTCTTACTTCTCGTCACGAAGCAGGAAATAAAGTAAGGCCTTACTCGGACACACTGTTGGAGATAGTTGGATTTACGAGAAGTGATGCGAAGTGTTTTATAAGGAAGTATTTTCGACACGCAGAACAAATGGCAGAGAAGCTGATTAATGATGTTGAAGGACCTTTAGCAGAACTGACAAAAAACCCTTTAAATACACTTCTGCTTTGTGTGCTTTTCGAAGATTTTGGCGGCATTCTaccaaacaacagaacacagcTGTACGTAGAGATTGTTCTCTTCGTTTTGAGACGATACGAAATGAAGAACCACTTACCAAGTAGTGGTAAAGACCTTCTAATAGTTTACAAGAAGGAACTGATGATCCTAGGGAGAATGGCGCAAGAATCTCTTTTTAAAGGAGAGGGGCATTTCGAAGACGTCCATGGGAATTTCAAGGAAAGTCTGTTCATTAAATTTGGCTTTCTCTCCATCCAGGCTGGCGGTAGCAAGAGAACGCCTTGTTTCCGTTATAGTTTTTTTCACAAGAGTTTTCAAGAATTCTTTTCTGGTCTACATCTTGCGTTTTCCATCCTGGCTGGAGAAATTGATAAGGAGTCAGTTCTGACTGACGAAAGATACTTTCGTGAACTAAATCAAGTTTTCATGTTCATGAGTGGAATCATAGCATCGCAATCTGAGGAAACGGCAGTGTCGATTGTGAATGGTGTTGCCTCACTTGTAAATGTGAGAGTCCGCAGATCTGCGCATGACGCAAACTTGTACCTTAAGTTGGCTTTAGATGTCATAGGGGAATGTAAAACTTGCTCCGAAAACCTGTATACTACATTAGCTTATACCTTTGGCAAAAGTCTTGATTTGACGGAAATTCGAATATACTTCGAATCACGTACGAGCATTCCTGCCCTTTCCCAGGCCCttgcagtaaacacctcccttacttctttggatttgtctcaaaactccattggtgctgagggtggtacttcactttcccaggccctcgcagtaaacacctcccttactactttggatttgtctgaCAGCTCCATTGGTGCTGACGGTGTTACTTCaatttcccaggccctcgcagtaaacacctcccttactactttggataTGTCTcacaactccattggtgctgagggtgctacttcactttcccaggccctcgcagtaaacacctcccttactactttgaatttgtctgCAAACTTTATTGGTGCTAAGgctgctacttcactttcccaggccctcgcagtaaacacctcccttactactttgaatttgtctgTAAACTCCATTGATGCTGAGGGTGTTACTTCACTTttccaggccctcgcagtaaacacctcccttactgcTTTGGGTTTGTCTGGCAACTTTATTAGTGATGAGGGTGCtgcttcactttcccaggccctcgcagtaaacacctcccttactactttggatttgtcttccAACTCCATCGGTGCTGaaggtgctacttcactttcccaggccctcgcagtaaacacctcccttactactttgcatttgttttccaactccattggtgctgagggtgctacttcactttcccaggccctcgcagtaaacacctcccttactactttggatttgtcttggaactccattggtgctgagggtgctacttcactttcccaggccctcgcagtaaacacctctcttactactttggatttgtctcaCAACTACATTGGTGATGCGGGTGCTacatcactttcccaggcccttgctgtaaacacctcccttactactttggatttgtctcaGAACTCCATTagtgctgagggtgctacttcactttcccaggccctcgcagtaaacacctcccttactactttggatttgtctcaGAACTCCATTagtgctgagggtgctacttcactttcccaggccctcgcagtaaacacctcccttactactttggatttgtctcaGAACTCCATTagtgctgagggtgctacttcactttcccaggcccttgctgtaaacacctcccttactactttggatttgtctcaGAACTCCATTagtgctgagggtgctacttcactttcccaggccctcgcagtaaacacctcccttacaaCTTTGTATTTGTCTCGCAACTCCATTcgtgctgagggtgctacttcattttcccaggccctcgcagtaaacacctcccttactactttgtaTTTGTCTCAGAACTCCATTagtgctgagggtgctacttcactttcccaggccctcgcagtaaacacctcccttactactttggatttgtctgtCAACTCCATaggtgctgagggtgctacctcactttcccaggcccttgcagtaaacacctcccttactactttggatttgtctctcaactccattggtgctgagggtgctacttcactttcccaggccctcgcagtaaacacctctcttactactttggatttgtctgaCAACCTCTCTGTTGCTCCTCCCCTTAGTTTTGACTCTCACATGAAACTGGTTTCAGTGTTTCAGTGTGAACGTCGACGCCAACAGGATCATGACTCACAataa